A region of Pristis pectinata isolate sPriPec2 chromosome 24, sPriPec2.1.pri, whole genome shotgun sequence DNA encodes the following proteins:
- the ndufs7 gene encoding LOW QUALITY PROTEIN: NADH dehydrogenase [ubiquinone] iron-sulfur protein 7, mitochondrial (The sequence of the model RefSeq protein was modified relative to this genomic sequence to represent the inferred CDS: deleted 1 base in 1 codon), producing the protein MAAAGVLRLGRFVTFISRPSSLLANQSRCLHQTTVTENAGSSALAKESKAALPTKKFSLPSNKGEFVITKLDELINWARRSSLWPMTFGLACCAVEMMHMAAPRYDMDRFGIVFRASPRQSDVMIVAGTLTNKMAPALRKVYDQMPEPRYVVSMGSCANGGGYYHYSYAVVRGCDRIVPVDIYVPGCPPTAEALLYGMLQLQKKIRGNEG; encoded by the exons ATGGCGGCGGCGGGGG TTCTGCGCCTTGGCAGGTTCGTGACCTTCATCTCCAG ACCCAGTTCGCTGCTTGCTAATCAATCACGGTGTCTTCACCAGACCAcagtaacagaaaatgcaggcag CTCTGCATTAGCAAAAGAATCGAAAGCTGCATTGCCCACCAAGAAGTTCTCGCTTCCCAGCAACAAGGGGGAGTTTGTCATCACGAAACTGGATGAGCTAATA AATTGGGCCCGACGA AGTTCTTTGTGGCCCATGACCTTTGGGCTGGCCTGCTGTGCTGTTGAAATGATGCATATGGCTGCACCCAGGTACGACATGGACAGGTTTGGCATCGTCTTCCGTGCTAGTCCCCGGCAGTCGGATGTTATGATTGTGGCTGGTACCCTCACAAACAAAATGGCTCCAGCCCTTCGAAAG GTTTACGATCAGATGCCTGAACCTCGTTATGTCGTCTCCATGGGCAG CTGTGCAAATGGTGGTGGTTATTACCATTACTCCTATGCTGTGGTGAGGGGCTGTGACAGAATTGTGCCAGTGGATATTTATGTCCCAG GCTGCCCACCCACAGCAGAAGCACTGCTGTATGGAATGCTGCAGCTCCAGAAGAAAATAAGAGGGAACGAAGGATAA